A stretch of Acropora muricata isolate sample 2 chromosome 7, ASM3666990v1, whole genome shotgun sequence DNA encodes these proteins:
- the LOC136923756 gene encoding beta-hexosaminidase-like isoform X2, with translation MASRRRDRFGAVQEDIDYLASNMEVRYDVLNNLKSETTFLSRITLSNKGQSVIRQGDWAVYFCNIRMAESRYLKHNPAGYVIPGNYGIRFTHINGCLHKFETTTDFRDIAAGSSFTFEFVADYWSVARTDVMPRWYVTSEGLSPRVIKNTDDEELKFVGNFDTEEKWKRFVADRYNPYTPKERYDKYYIAHDHESVQYKIIPTPVEMTLETDNHVIVESDWKVFGQAGLKSEAALLKEKLKLSSTTSTSGNKVITLVLGEVAVPTKGGQQFPSLHESYSLDVDPSKDAITIMGSSSSGVFYGLQTLLGLQTSEGRFPKVSIKDSPRYAYRGMHLDVARNFVAKEHVLKLLDVMAMYKLNAFHFHLTDDEGWRLEIPGLPELTEVGSQRCFDLKEQRGILSQLGSGPDNTTSGSGYYSVSDYKEILRYANERHIQVIPEFDMPGHGNAAIKAMQARYKKLLSQGDKLEAEKYLLAEANDTSRYLSVQYFTDDAINPCLESTYNFIDHVVKALVDMHSHTQPLTTFHFGGDEVAQGAWINSAACVDLVQRLNLSNSDGSIADKLKDYFVQRVSNITLNYNLQLAGWEDGLMDVNHVPYNRSLLKNSKVYGYAWNNIWEWGSGKRAYELANAGYQVIMSQATHLYFDHPYEPDPEERGYYWATRFTDTRKVFGFMPDDLFANVEIKRTGDPLTREQLCKTEGACPVLAKKENIAGMQGHLWTETVRSRDQMFSMIFPRMLALAERAWHKASWEEMDNKEDRDAEKARDWEKFANVLGYRELSRLDRIGVTYRVPPPGASYDNKKLKAIAVYPGLTIEYSTDSKNWKEVDEGTNVEGKIKLRTRSADGSRYSRLVEIELPSSVRGNSPRLTSKYVHLVIVAVIGFLLL, from the exons GTGCTGTTCAAGAAGATATCGATTACTTGGCAAGCAACATGGAAGTTCGCTACGATGTCCTCAACAACCTCAAATCCGAGACTACTTTTCTTTCCCGCATAACTCTAAGTAACAAAGGACAATCTGTTATCAGGCAAGGAGACTGGGCGGTATACTTTTGCAATATTAGGATGGCGGAATCGCGATATTTGAAACATAATCCCGCCGGATACGTTATTCCGGGAAATTACGGTATTCGCTTTACGCATATAAATGGCTGCCTTCACAAATTTGAGACTACCACAGACTTCAGAGACATCGCCGCCGGAAGTTCATTTACCTTTGAGTTCGTGGCTGATTATTGGTCTGTAGCCCGTACTGACGTCATGCCTAGATGGTACGTCACCTCGGAAGGCTTGAGCCCGCGAGTTATCAAGAACACAGATGATGAAGAGCTTAAGTTTGTGGGGAATTTCGACACTGAAGAAAAGTGGAAACGGTTCGTTGCGGACCGTTACAATCCTTACACACCAAAGGAACGCTACGATAAATATTACATTGCACATGACCATGAAAGCGTACAATATAAAATCATTCCTACCCCAGTGGAAATGACGCTGGAGACAGACAATCACGTGATTGTTGAATCAGATTGGAAAGTGTTTGGTCAGGCGGGATTAAAAAGTGAAGCTGCCCTACTGAAAG AAAAATTGAAGCTTTCATCAACCACGTCAACGAGTGGAAACAAAGTGATAACTCTTGTTTTGGGAGAAGTTGCTGTCCCTACCAAGGGTGGTCAGCAATTTCCCAGCTTGCATGAGTCATACAGCCTCGATGTCGATCCTTCCAAGGACGCGATTACAATTATGG GTAGCAGCTCATCTGGTGTCTTCTATGGCTTGCAAACACTGCTGGGATTACAGACCTCTGAAGGCAGGTTTCCTAAAGTGTCCATCAAGGACTCACCGAGATATGCCTACCGAGGCATGCATCTTGATGTAGCTCGCAACTTTGTTGCAAAAGAGCACGTGCTTAAGTTACTAGATGTGATGGCGATGTACAAGCTAAATGCGTTTCACTTTCACTTGACTGATGACGAGGGCTGGAGGCTGGAAATTCCCGGGCTACCGGAACTTACTGAG GTTGGTAGTCAACGATGCTTTGATCTTAAAGAACAGCGTGGGATTCTGTCCCAACTCGGTTCTGGCCCTGACAACACAACATCAGGTTCAGGCTATTACTCGGTCAGTGACTACAAGGAAATTCTCCGTTATGCAAATGAGCGTCATATTCAAGTCATTCCTGAGTTCGATATGCCAGGGCACGGTAATGCTGCCATAAAAGCCATGCAAGCACGGTACAAGAAATTGCTGTCCCAAGGAGATAAGCTTGAAGCCGAGAAATATCTGTTGGCGGAAGCAAATGACACTTCACGATATTTATCCGTGCAGTATTTTACTGATGACGCCATTAATCCTTGTTTAGAATCCACTTACAACTTTATTGATCACGTGGTTAAAGCCTTAGTAGACATGCACAGCCACACGCAACCGCTGACCACTTTTCATTTCGGTGGGGACGAGGTAGCGCAGGGGGCCTGGATAAATTCTGCCGCGTGCGTTGATCTTGTCCAGAGACTGAACCTCAGTAATTCCGATGGAAGCATTGCTGATAAACTTAAGGATTACTTTGTACAACGCGTTTCCAACATCACCCTGAATTATAATCTCCAACTGGCTGGATGGGAAGATGGATTGATGGATGTGAACCATGTCCCCTATAATCGTAGCTTGCTAAAGAACAGCAAAGTTTATGGTTACGCTTGGAACAACATCTGGGAATGGGGAAGCGGGAAAAGGGCTTATGAACTAGCTAATGCTGGATACCAG GTGATTATGTCTCAAGCCACCCACTTATATTTCGATCACCCATACGAGCCTGACCCAGAAGAGCGTGGGTACTACTGGGCCACAAGGTTCACTGATACGCGCAAAGTGTTTGGTTTTATGCCAGATGATTTGTTCGCCAATGTGGAGATTAAACGCACTGGTGATCCGCTGACCAGAGAGCAACTGTGCAAGACTGAGGGAGCATGCCCTGTTCTCGCCAAGAAGGAAAATATTGCTG GAATGCAGGGTCATCTTTGGACAGAAACGGTGCGATCAAGAGATCAAATGTTCTCCATGATATTCCCACGAATGCTTGCATTGGCCGAGCGTGCGTGGCATAAGGCATCCTGGGAAGAGATGGATAACAAAGAGGACAGAGACGCAGAGAAAGCACGTGATTGGGAGAAATTTGCAAACGTGTTGGGATACAGAGAACTGAGCAGATTGGATAGGATTGGTGTAACCTATCGTGTACCACCCCCAGGGGCAAG TTATGATAACAAAAAACTGAAGGCTATTGCGGTCTATCCTGGACTGACAATCGAGTATTCAACTGACAGCAAAAACTGGAAGGAAGTTGATGAAGGAACAAACGtggaaggaaaaataaaattgcgaaCAAG ATCAGCGGATGGCTCTCGCTACAGCAGACTCGTAGAAATAGAACTGCCAAGCAGCGTAAGAGGAAACTCTCCTCGACTGACGTCAAAATATGTGCATCTCGTCATTGTAGCAGTTATTGGATTTTTATTGTTGTAG
- the LOC136923756 gene encoding beta-hexosaminidase-like isoform X1: MEKRNICLKVICSLILMAINYLSLITAGAVQEDIDYLASNMEVRYDVLNNLKSETTFLSRITLSNKGQSVIRQGDWAVYFCNIRMAESRYLKHNPAGYVIPGNYGIRFTHINGCLHKFETTTDFRDIAAGSSFTFEFVADYWSVARTDVMPRWYVTSEGLSPRVIKNTDDEELKFVGNFDTEEKWKRFVADRYNPYTPKERYDKYYIAHDHESVQYKIIPTPVEMTLETDNHVIVESDWKVFGQAGLKSEAALLKEKLKLSSTTSTSGNKVITLVLGEVAVPTKGGQQFPSLHESYSLDVDPSKDAITIMGSSSSGVFYGLQTLLGLQTSEGRFPKVSIKDSPRYAYRGMHLDVARNFVAKEHVLKLLDVMAMYKLNAFHFHLTDDEGWRLEIPGLPELTEVGSQRCFDLKEQRGILSQLGSGPDNTTSGSGYYSVSDYKEILRYANERHIQVIPEFDMPGHGNAAIKAMQARYKKLLSQGDKLEAEKYLLAEANDTSRYLSVQYFTDDAINPCLESTYNFIDHVVKALVDMHSHTQPLTTFHFGGDEVAQGAWINSAACVDLVQRLNLSNSDGSIADKLKDYFVQRVSNITLNYNLQLAGWEDGLMDVNHVPYNRSLLKNSKVYGYAWNNIWEWGSGKRAYELANAGYQVIMSQATHLYFDHPYEPDPEERGYYWATRFTDTRKVFGFMPDDLFANVEIKRTGDPLTREQLCKTEGACPVLAKKENIAGMQGHLWTETVRSRDQMFSMIFPRMLALAERAWHKASWEEMDNKEDRDAEKARDWEKFANVLGYRELSRLDRIGVTYRVPPPGASYDNKKLKAIAVYPGLTIEYSTDSKNWKEVDEGTNVEGKIKLRTRSADGSRYSRLVEIELPSSVRGNSPRLTSKYVHLVIVAVIGFLLL; encoded by the exons GTGCTGTTCAAGAAGATATCGATTACTTGGCAAGCAACATGGAAGTTCGCTACGATGTCCTCAACAACCTCAAATCCGAGACTACTTTTCTTTCCCGCATAACTCTAAGTAACAAAGGACAATCTGTTATCAGGCAAGGAGACTGGGCGGTATACTTTTGCAATATTAGGATGGCGGAATCGCGATATTTGAAACATAATCCCGCCGGATACGTTATTCCGGGAAATTACGGTATTCGCTTTACGCATATAAATGGCTGCCTTCACAAATTTGAGACTACCACAGACTTCAGAGACATCGCCGCCGGAAGTTCATTTACCTTTGAGTTCGTGGCTGATTATTGGTCTGTAGCCCGTACTGACGTCATGCCTAGATGGTACGTCACCTCGGAAGGCTTGAGCCCGCGAGTTATCAAGAACACAGATGATGAAGAGCTTAAGTTTGTGGGGAATTTCGACACTGAAGAAAAGTGGAAACGGTTCGTTGCGGACCGTTACAATCCTTACACACCAAAGGAACGCTACGATAAATATTACATTGCACATGACCATGAAAGCGTACAATATAAAATCATTCCTACCCCAGTGGAAATGACGCTGGAGACAGACAATCACGTGATTGTTGAATCAGATTGGAAAGTGTTTGGTCAGGCGGGATTAAAAAGTGAAGCTGCCCTACTGAAAG AAAAATTGAAGCTTTCATCAACCACGTCAACGAGTGGAAACAAAGTGATAACTCTTGTTTTGGGAGAAGTTGCTGTCCCTACCAAGGGTGGTCAGCAATTTCCCAGCTTGCATGAGTCATACAGCCTCGATGTCGATCCTTCCAAGGACGCGATTACAATTATGG GTAGCAGCTCATCTGGTGTCTTCTATGGCTTGCAAACACTGCTGGGATTACAGACCTCTGAAGGCAGGTTTCCTAAAGTGTCCATCAAGGACTCACCGAGATATGCCTACCGAGGCATGCATCTTGATGTAGCTCGCAACTTTGTTGCAAAAGAGCACGTGCTTAAGTTACTAGATGTGATGGCGATGTACAAGCTAAATGCGTTTCACTTTCACTTGACTGATGACGAGGGCTGGAGGCTGGAAATTCCCGGGCTACCGGAACTTACTGAG GTTGGTAGTCAACGATGCTTTGATCTTAAAGAACAGCGTGGGATTCTGTCCCAACTCGGTTCTGGCCCTGACAACACAACATCAGGTTCAGGCTATTACTCGGTCAGTGACTACAAGGAAATTCTCCGTTATGCAAATGAGCGTCATATTCAAGTCATTCCTGAGTTCGATATGCCAGGGCACGGTAATGCTGCCATAAAAGCCATGCAAGCACGGTACAAGAAATTGCTGTCCCAAGGAGATAAGCTTGAAGCCGAGAAATATCTGTTGGCGGAAGCAAATGACACTTCACGATATTTATCCGTGCAGTATTTTACTGATGACGCCATTAATCCTTGTTTAGAATCCACTTACAACTTTATTGATCACGTGGTTAAAGCCTTAGTAGACATGCACAGCCACACGCAACCGCTGACCACTTTTCATTTCGGTGGGGACGAGGTAGCGCAGGGGGCCTGGATAAATTCTGCCGCGTGCGTTGATCTTGTCCAGAGACTGAACCTCAGTAATTCCGATGGAAGCATTGCTGATAAACTTAAGGATTACTTTGTACAACGCGTTTCCAACATCACCCTGAATTATAATCTCCAACTGGCTGGATGGGAAGATGGATTGATGGATGTGAACCATGTCCCCTATAATCGTAGCTTGCTAAAGAACAGCAAAGTTTATGGTTACGCTTGGAACAACATCTGGGAATGGGGAAGCGGGAAAAGGGCTTATGAACTAGCTAATGCTGGATACCAG GTGATTATGTCTCAAGCCACCCACTTATATTTCGATCACCCATACGAGCCTGACCCAGAAGAGCGTGGGTACTACTGGGCCACAAGGTTCACTGATACGCGCAAAGTGTTTGGTTTTATGCCAGATGATTTGTTCGCCAATGTGGAGATTAAACGCACTGGTGATCCGCTGACCAGAGAGCAACTGTGCAAGACTGAGGGAGCATGCCCTGTTCTCGCCAAGAAGGAAAATATTGCTG GAATGCAGGGTCATCTTTGGACAGAAACGGTGCGATCAAGAGATCAAATGTTCTCCATGATATTCCCACGAATGCTTGCATTGGCCGAGCGTGCGTGGCATAAGGCATCCTGGGAAGAGATGGATAACAAAGAGGACAGAGACGCAGAGAAAGCACGTGATTGGGAGAAATTTGCAAACGTGTTGGGATACAGAGAACTGAGCAGATTGGATAGGATTGGTGTAACCTATCGTGTACCACCCCCAGGGGCAAG TTATGATAACAAAAAACTGAAGGCTATTGCGGTCTATCCTGGACTGACAATCGAGTATTCAACTGACAGCAAAAACTGGAAGGAAGTTGATGAAGGAACAAACGtggaaggaaaaataaaattgcgaaCAAG ATCAGCGGATGGCTCTCGCTACAGCAGACTCGTAGAAATAGAACTGCCAAGCAGCGTAAGAGGAAACTCTCCTCGACTGACGTCAAAATATGTGCATCTCGTCATTGTAGCAGTTATTGGATTTTTATTGTTGTAG